A single Amphiura filiformis chromosome 19, Afil_fr2py, whole genome shotgun sequence DNA region contains:
- the LOC140141549 gene encoding alpha-2,8-sialyltransferase 8B-like, with the protein MDKKVTMLQRKMLLGLFIFCLISLILIIYWYIPSSITIIIKKTSPQTTSRTSVNLSEINTAKLRVNLSEINTAKLRPRILKHLRGKSTLHAFYKKGKNDNYLNSSNTNDMLLCNNCSTDPSFGILTRKYRNCAVVGNGGILSNSNCGNEIDSMDFVLRFNMAALKGYTDDVGFKTTIMSINMEGFKMLLKNKKLQKSLYSLPENTILWHLKHLSSSRKYLRAMYDILHRPKYQHNGLRLAFTAPDSDIITPTRRLWKMAYPTSGLIGFTFAATICNKISMYGFYPFYQDENNNTLANHYYETTKFNFASDTKHTYNHEYALFKDLNRTGAIRLVTSRCSW; encoded by the exons ATGGACAAGAAAGTCACGATGCTACAAAGGAAGATGCTGTTGGGCCTATTCATTTTTTGTCTGATTAGCTTGATTCTGATAATATATTGGTATATTCCGTCAAgtataacaataattattaaaaagacTTCGCCACAAACAACATCACGAACTAG CGTGAATCTGTCGGAGATCAATACAGCTAAATTACG CGTGAATCTGTCGGAGATCAATACAGCTAAATTACG TCCTCGCATATTGAAGCATCTTAGAGGAAAATCAACACTTCATGCATTCTACAAAAAAGGCAAGAACGACAACTATTTAAACTCATCTAACACCAATGACATGCTGCTCTGCAATAACTGTTCCACCGATCCTTCATTCGGCATATTAACGCGAAAGTACCGAAATTGCGCTGTCGTAGGAAACGGTGGAATCCTTAGCAACAGCAACTGTGGAAACGAAATTGACAGCATGGACTTCGTTCTTCGATTTAATATGGCTGCACTAAAAGGATACACCGATGATGTTGGATTCAAAACCACCATTATGAGTATAAACATGGAAGGATTTAAAATGTTGCTTAAGaataagaaattacaaaaaagttTATATTCTTTACCAGAAAACACAATTCTTTGGCATTTGAAACATTTAAGTTCAAGTCGGAAATATTTACGAGCAATGTATGATATATTGCATAGACCTAAGTATCAACACAACGGACTACGCTTAGCATTTACAGCACCCGATTCCGACATAATAACGCCGACAAGAAG ACTATGGAAGATGGCTTACCCTACAAGTGGATTAATCGGTTTCACATTTGCCGCCACTATTTGTAACAAAATCTCCATGTACGGATTTTATCCGTTTTACCAGGATGAGAACAATAACACTCTAGCTAATCATTACTATGAAACTACAAAATTCAACTTTGCGTCGGATACAAAACACACATATAATCAcgaatatgcattatttaaggaccTGAACAGGACCGGTGCAATTCGGTTGGTAACATCACGGTGTAGCTGGTAA
- the LOC140140825 gene encoding uncharacterized protein, translating into MPVKRRPREWDYLMPHVCQYCRRRFYNDVFRYLFHIRHHEMRIRPYWYDYKSKVVYVPIPKIGRRTRSAHNRKKVLGRKRKGKQQKKGKDNNISRRGQSIQLKKNHLNGQKRSDDGIPKLSKTCCETHESRELVGEKHIVREQQKDCQTSSKYCNEKVPESSIASEASCQESSNTNDKTLHTERRFKCRLCNKAFTRSYDLKRHGRTHSKVEPFKCKFSNKGFTQSSIRNEHERIHNKEEPFKCKFCNKCFTRSDALKRHERTHSKEKPFKCKICNTGFTRLDTLKRHERIHTQEKPFKCKFCNRGFAQSDCLKTHERIHTQEKPYKCKFCNRGFAQSGCLKRHERIHTQEKPFKCKFCNKGFTRSGHWKEHERIHSKEKPFKCKFCNKGFTRLDTLKIHGRIHTQEKPFKCKFCNKGFTRLDTLKIHGRNHNQEEPFKCKFCNKSFTWSNALKRHERIHSKEKPFKCKFCNTGFTRLDTLKIHGRIHTKKKPFKCKFCNKGFTQSGHWKEHERIHTKVKPFTCKVCNKCFTWSSNLKEHERIHTKEKPFKCTFCNKGFAKSSHRKDHERIHTKEKPFTCKVCNKGFTRSSHLKRHTRTHTKEKPFQMLSL; encoded by the coding sequence ATGCCTGTGAAAAGACGTCCACGAGAGTGGGACTACCTTATGCCACACGTATGTCAATATTGCAGAAGGAGATTCTACAACGATGTGTTCAGGTATTTATTCCATATAAGGCATCATGAAATGCGGATTCGTCCTTACTGGTATGACTATAAGAGCAAAGTGGTGTATGTACCTATTCCCAAGATAGGGAGGAGAACAAGAAGTGCACATAATAGAAAGAAGGTGTTAGGAAGGAAGAGAAAGGGTAAGCAGCAGAAGAAGGGAAAGGATAACAATATATCTAGGCGTGGACAGTCCATTCAGTTAAAGAAGAATCACCTAAATGGTCAGAAAAGGAGTGATGATGGGATTCCTAAGCTCAGTAAGACATGCTGTGAAACACATGAATCACGTGAACTGGTAGGTGAAAAACATATTGTGCGTGAGCAGCAAAAGGATTGCCAAACGTCTTCCAAGTACTGTAATGAAAAAGTTCCCGAGTCTTCCATTGCTTCAGAAGCATCTTGTCAAGAGAGCAGTAACACCAATGATAAAACATTGCATACTGAGAGGCGTTTCAAATGTAGGCTTTGTAACAAAGCCTTCACACGGTCATATGACCTGAAAAGACATGGGCGTACTCATTCAAAAGTGGAGCCTTTCAAATGCAAATTTTctaacaagggctttacacagtCAAGCATCAGGAAtgaacatgaacgtattcataatAAAGAGGAGCCTTTCAAATGCAAATTTTGTAACAAATGCTTCACACGGTCAGATGCCCTGAAAAGACATGAACGTACTCATTcaaaagagaagcctttcaaatgtaaaatttgtAACACAGGCTTCACACGGTTAGATACTCTGAAAAggcatgaacgtattcatactcaAGAAAAGCCTTTCAAATGCAAATTTTGTAACAGAGGCTTCGCACAGTCAGATTGCCTGAAAAcgcatgaacgtattcatactcaagagaagccttacaaatgcaAATTTTGTAACAGAGGCTTCGCACAGTCAGGTTGCCTGAAAAggcatgaacgtattcatactcaagagaagcctttcaaatgtaaattttgtaacaaaggcttcacacggtCAGGTCACTGGAAAGAACATGAGCGTATTCATTcaaaagagaagcctttcaaatgtaaattttgtaacaaaggcttcacacggtTAGATACTCTGAAAATACATGGACGTATTCATACCcaagagaagcctttcaaatgtaaattttgtaacaaaggcttcacacggtTAGATACTCTGAAAATACATGGACGTAATCATAATCAAGAGGAGCCTTTCAAATGCAAATTTTGTAACAAAAGCTTCACATGGTCAAATGCCCTGAagagacatgaacgtattcattcaaaagagaagcctttcaaatgtaaattttgtaacacaggcTTCACACGGTTAGATACTCTGAAAATACATGGACGTATTCATACTAAAaagaagccttttaaatgtaaattttgtaacaaaggcttcacacagtcaggtCACTGGAAAGAACATGAACGTATTCACACTAAAGTGAAGCCTTTCACGTGCAAAGTTTGTAACAAGTGCTTCACATGGTCAAGTAACCTGAAAGAACATGAACGCATTCATAcaaaagagaagcctttcaaatgcacattttgtaacaaaggcttcgcaAAGTCAAGCCACAGGAAAGATCATGAGCgtattcatactaaagagaagcctttcacgTGTAAAGTTTGTAATAAAGGGTTCACACGCTCAAGTCACTTGAAACGACATACACGtacacatacaaaagagaaacctttccAAATGTtaagtttgtaa